The following are encoded in a window of Physeter macrocephalus isolate SW-GA chromosome 9, ASM283717v5, whole genome shotgun sequence genomic DNA:
- the RRAGA gene encoding ras-related GTP-binding protein A — MPNTAMKKKVLLMGKSGSGKTSMRSIIFANYIARDTRRLGATIDVEHSHVRFLGNLVLNLWDCGGQDTFMENYFTSQRDNIFRNVEVLIYVFDVESRELEKDMHYYQSCLEAILQNSPDAKIFCLVHKMDLVQEDQRDLIFKEREEDLRRLSRPLECACFRTSIWDETLYKAWSSIVYQLIPNVQQLEMNLRNFAQIIEADEVLLFERATFLVISHYQCKEQRDVHRFEKISNIIKQFKLSCSKLAASFQSMEVRNSNFAAFIDIFTSNTYVMVVMSDPSIPSAATLINIRNARKHFEKLERVDGPKHSLLMR, encoded by the coding sequence ATGCCAAATACAGCCATGAAGAAAAAGGTGCTGTTGATGGGGAAGAGCGGGTCGGGGAAGACCAGCATGAGGTCCATTATCTTTGCCAATTACATCGCTCGCGACACCCGGCGCCTGGGTGCCACCATTGATGTGGAGCACTCCCACGTCCGATTTCTGGGCAACCTGGTGCTGAATCTGTGGGACTGTGGCGGTCAGGACACCTTCATGGAGAATTACTTCACCAGCCAGCGAGACAACATCTTCCGTAATGTCGAGGTTCTGATTTACGTGTTCGACGTGGAGAGCCGCGAACTGGAAAAGGACATGCATTATTACCAGTCGTGTCTGGAAGCCATCCTCCAGAACTCTCCTGATGCCAAAATCTTCTGCCTGGTGCACAAAATGGATCTGGTTCAGGAGGATCAGCGTGACCTGATTTTTAAAGAGCGAGAGGAAGACCTGAGGCGTTTGTCTCGCCCGCTGGAGTGTGCCTGTTTTCGAACATCCATCTGGGATGAAACGCTCTACAAAGCCTGGTCCAGTATTGTCTATCAGCTGATTCCCAATGTTCAGCAGCTGGAGATGAACCTCAGGAATTTTGCCCAGATTATTGAGGCCGATGAAGTTCTGCTGTTCGAGAGAGCGACGTTCTTGGTCATTTCCCATTATCAGTGCAAAGAGCAGCGTGACGTCCACCGATTCGAGAAGATCAGCAACATTATTAAGCAGTTCAAGCTGAGCTGCAGTAAATTGGCCGCTTCTTTCCAGAGCATGGAAGTTAGGAATTCTAACTTCGCTGCGTTCATCGACATCTTCACATCAAACACGTACGTGATGGTGGTTATGTCAGATCCGTCGATCCCTTCTGCAGCTACTCTGATCAACATTCGCAATGCCAGGAAACACTTTGAGAAGCTGGAGAGAGTGGATGGTCCCAAGCACAGCCTTCTTATGCG